The Halobacterium litoreum genome includes a region encoding these proteins:
- a CDS encoding 2Fe-2S iron-sulfur cluster-binding protein, whose amino-acid sequence MPTIHYEGRDIECETGATLRDALKEAGETPHNGLSDTLNCHGMATCGTCAVEVEGDVSEPTSGERRRLSFPPHDADSGLRLACQVRVRGDVTVTKHGGFWGQRIEE is encoded by the coding sequence ATGCCGACGATACACTACGAGGGCCGCGACATCGAGTGCGAGACGGGTGCGACGCTGCGGGACGCCCTGAAGGAGGCGGGCGAGACGCCCCACAACGGGCTCTCGGACACCCTGAACTGCCACGGGATGGCGACCTGCGGGACGTGTGCCGTCGAAGTCGAGGGCGACGTGAGCGAACCGACGAGCGGAGAGCGGCGGCGACTCTCCTTCCCGCCCCACGACGCCGACAGCGGCCTGCGACTGGCGTGTCAGGTTCGCGTGCGGGGGGACGTGACCGTCACCAAGCACGGCGGCTTCTGGGGGCAGAGAATCGAGGAGTAG
- the purS gene encoding phosphoribosylformylglycinamidine synthase subunit PurS has protein sequence MTAYTATVTVRLKRGVLDPEAETTQRALERLGFELADLRSADRFEIDLDADDADAAADRAGEMADRLLANPTVHDYDVAVEQRE, from the coding sequence ATGACCGCGTACACCGCGACGGTGACGGTCCGACTCAAGCGGGGCGTCCTCGACCCCGAAGCCGAGACCACCCAGCGCGCGCTCGAACGCCTCGGGTTCGAACTCGCGGACCTCCGCTCCGCGGACCGCTTCGAGATAGACCTCGACGCCGACGACGCCGACGCCGCCGCCGACCGCGCCGGCGAGATGGCCGACCGACTGCTCGCGAACCCGACCGTCCACGACTACGACGTCGCGGTCGAACAGCGAGAATGA
- a CDS encoding carboxypeptidase-like regulatory domain-containing protein, with the protein MTRTTNWRKLVVVAVVATLFVAGPAAAAAASSTPPSPPHRFFGTVEDANGDAVDGAVVEVVYDGDVVATDTTDSDGYYDVRVSEEDVDQTEERTVTVTVGDRSTTFEWESAGSTEANFSLGSAGGGGDTGGDDGDSGSGGDGDTGGSDGNTGGGGDGDTGGSGSDDGSDDGQNNAGGGGGAGGGGGGGGAGGQEDTTTQTPTTTAQPTTQSTEQTTDAPTTSDDTTTTDGTQSTVDDTTDDATTSEDGDENPSGDSADDGSGGGVPGFGVGVALVALLAAALLALRTE; encoded by the coding sequence ATGACACGAACTACGAACTGGCGGAAGTTGGTCGTCGTCGCGGTAGTCGCGACGCTGTTCGTCGCCGGCCCCGCGGCCGCGGCGGCTGCGTCGTCGACGCCGCCCTCGCCACCGCACCGATTCTTCGGGACGGTCGAGGACGCGAACGGCGACGCTGTCGACGGGGCGGTCGTCGAGGTCGTCTACGACGGCGACGTCGTCGCTACCGACACGACCGACTCGGACGGGTACTACGACGTGCGCGTCTCCGAGGAGGACGTCGATCAGACCGAGGAGCGAACCGTGACTGTCACCGTGGGTGACCGCTCGACGACGTTCGAGTGGGAGTCCGCCGGGTCGACCGAGGCGAACTTCAGTCTCGGCTCGGCTGGCGGTGGCGGCGACACCGGCGGTGACGACGGCGACTCCGGAAGCGGTGGTGACGGCGACACCGGCGGCAGTGACGGTAACACTGGCGGCGGTGGTGACGGTGACACCGGTGGGTCTGGTAGTGACGACGGTTCCGACGACGGTCAGAACAACGCCGGCGGCGGCGGTGGCGCTGGTGGCGGTGGCGGCGGTGGCGGTGCTGGTGGTCAGGAAGACACGACCACGCAGACGCCGACCACGACCGCTCAGCCGACCACCCAGTCCACCGAGCAGACGACGGACGCGCCCACCACGTCGGACGACACGACGACGACGGACGGCACGCAGTCGACGGTCGACGACACGACCGACGACGCGACCACGTCCGAGGACGGCGACGAGAACCCGTCCGGTGACAGCGCCGACGACGGTTCGGGCGGCGGCGTGCCCGGCTTCGGCGTCGGTGTCGCACTCGTCGCGCTGCTGGCTGCCGCACTGTTGGCACTCCGCACCGAATAG
- a CDS encoding class I SAM-dependent methyltransferase, with the protein MTDATHPDTIDWNAFWRDADADERDGATPATAHVVDLLPAFLSERGAPDSVADVGCGPGPVAFALAERHPETEVFGYDAAGSVVAENRERAASEGVANAAFERGVLPEFDPGRQFDLVVCCHTLCYVADSERALRSLYDAVAPGGTLVLAYTNDLARSHYRAAIQNPPDDDFDPERHEERFSLLLDGESTLSYDAIHDALGTWPRSFWSVVDEPEEPWMWRNHPLVWVPK; encoded by the coding sequence ATGACTGACGCCACCCACCCCGACACCATCGACTGGAACGCATTCTGGCGAGACGCCGACGCGGACGAACGCGACGGCGCGACGCCCGCGACGGCACACGTCGTCGACCTGCTGCCCGCGTTCTTGAGCGAGCGCGGCGCCCCCGACTCCGTCGCCGACGTGGGCTGTGGCCCCGGCCCGGTCGCGTTCGCGCTCGCCGAGCGCCACCCCGAGACCGAGGTGTTCGGATACGACGCCGCCGGCTCCGTCGTCGCAGAGAACCGCGAGCGCGCCGCCAGCGAGGGCGTCGCGAACGCCGCGTTCGAGCGCGGCGTCCTCCCGGAGTTCGACCCGGGCAGGCAGTTCGACCTCGTCGTCTGCTGTCACACGCTCTGTTACGTCGCCGACTCCGAGCGCGCGCTCCGGTCGCTGTACGACGCCGTCGCGCCCGGCGGCACGCTCGTGCTCGCGTACACGAACGACCTCGCGCGCTCGCACTACCGCGCCGCCATCCAGAACCCGCCAGACGACGACTTCGACCCGGAGCGCCACGAAGAGCGCTTCAGCCTCCTCTTGGACGGCGAGAGCACGCTGTCCTACGACGCCATCCACGACGCGCTCGGGACGTGGCCGCGGAGCTTCTGGTCGGTCGTCGACGAGCCGGAGGAGCCGTGGATGTGGCGGAACCACCCGCTCGTCTGGGTGCCGAAGTAG
- the purQ gene encoding phosphoribosylformylglycinamidine synthase I: MTVSVVRFGGSNCDRDAVRALESVGADAQLVWHEDGLPEDTTGVVLPGGFSYGDYLRAGAMAAQSPILDDVREAAGDGVPVLGVCNGAQIGCEAGLTPGAFTTNASARFQCERVHLRVENADTPWTAAYDEGDVIELPIAHGEGRFEVAEPAYDDLVESDRVLFRYCDADGDVTDDANPNGSRGAVAGVLGERETVAVMMPHPERATLPELGLTDGRGVLGAFA, encoded by the coding sequence GTGACGGTATCGGTCGTCCGCTTCGGCGGGTCGAACTGCGACCGGGACGCCGTCCGCGCGCTCGAATCCGTCGGCGCGGACGCCCAACTCGTCTGGCACGAGGACGGCCTCCCCGAGGACACCACGGGCGTCGTCCTGCCCGGGGGCTTCTCGTACGGCGACTACCTGCGCGCCGGCGCGATGGCCGCCCAGTCCCCGATTCTCGACGACGTGCGCGAGGCCGCCGGCGACGGCGTGCCCGTGCTCGGCGTCTGCAACGGCGCGCAAATCGGCTGCGAGGCCGGCCTGACGCCGGGCGCGTTCACGACGAACGCGAGCGCTCGCTTCCAGTGCGAGCGCGTCCACCTGCGCGTCGAGAACGCCGACACGCCGTGGACCGCGGCCTACGACGAGGGCGACGTCATCGAACTCCCAATCGCGCACGGCGAGGGGCGCTTCGAGGTCGCCGAGCCCGCCTACGACGACCTCGTCGAGTCCGACCGCGTCCTGTTCCGGTACTGCGACGCCGACGGCGACGTCACCGACGACGCGAACCCGAACGGCTCCCGTGGCGCGGTCGCGGGCGTCCTCGGCGAGCGCGAGACGGTCGCCGTGATGATGCCCCACCCCGAGCGCGCGACGCTCCCGGAACTCGGCCTGACCGACGGCCGCGGCGTCCTCGGCGCGTTCGCGTAG
- a CDS encoding archaeosine biosynthesis radical SAM protein RaSEA, whose protein sequence is MSEPSAEVYERGRGMDAHNQVMRELRAEKGSKDYDPREPTRVWIDEDNTPDGVYQSLTIILNTGGCRWARAGGCTMCGYVAESVEGGSVAHEDLMAQVDECLEHEREEADEQSGLVKIYTSGSFLDEREVPAETRQAIAEAFADRERIVVESLPDFVDREKLGDFTGVGLETDVAVGLETATDRVRHDCVNKYFDFSDFEAACAEAREADAGVKAYLLMKPPFLSESEAISDMESSIRRCADVEGCHTVSMNPTNVQRYTMVDQLHFRGGYRPPWLWSVAEVLESTADVDCIVVSDPVGHGSDRGPHNCGDCDDLVQEAIKDFDLRQDPSVFGEVTCECEATHEAVVERETGYNLPLAE, encoded by the coding sequence ATGAGCGAGCCGAGCGCGGAGGTCTACGAGCGGGGGCGCGGGATGGACGCCCACAATCAGGTGATGCGGGAACTGCGGGCGGAGAAGGGGTCGAAGGATTACGACCCGCGGGAGCCGACGCGGGTGTGGATAGACGAGGACAACACGCCGGACGGCGTCTACCAGAGCCTCACTATCATTCTGAACACGGGCGGGTGTCGGTGGGCGCGGGCGGGCGGCTGTACGATGTGCGGGTACGTCGCGGAGTCCGTCGAGGGCGGGTCCGTGGCCCACGAGGACCTGATGGCGCAAGTCGACGAGTGCCTGGAACACGAACGCGAGGAGGCCGACGAGCAGTCCGGCCTCGTGAAGATTTACACGAGCGGGTCGTTCCTCGACGAGCGCGAGGTGCCGGCGGAGACGCGACAGGCCATCGCGGAGGCGTTCGCGGACCGCGAGCGCATCGTCGTGGAGAGCCTGCCGGACTTCGTGGACCGCGAGAAACTCGGGGACTTCACGGGCGTGGGACTGGAGACGGACGTGGCCGTCGGCCTCGAAACGGCGACCGACCGCGTGCGCCACGACTGCGTGAACAAGTACTTCGACTTCAGCGACTTCGAGGCCGCGTGCGCGGAGGCACGCGAAGCGGACGCGGGCGTGAAGGCGTACCTGCTGATGAAGCCGCCGTTCCTCTCGGAGTCCGAGGCCATCTCGGACATGGAGTCCTCGATTCGCCGGTGTGCCGACGTCGAGGGCTGTCACACGGTGTCGATGAATCCGACGAACGTCCAGCGGTACACGATGGTCGACCAACTCCACTTCCGGGGCGGCTACCGGCCGCCGTGGCTCTGGTCGGTCGCCGAGGTGCTTGAGTCGACGGCGGACGTGGACTGCATCGTCGTCTCGGACCCCGTCGGGCACGGGAGCGACCGCGGCCCGCACAACTGCGGGGACTGTGACGACCTCGTGCAGGAGGCCATCAAGGACTTCGACCTGCGGCAGGACCCGTCGGTGTTCGGCGAAGTGACCTGCGAGTGCGAGGCGACCCACGAGGCGGTCGTCGAACGGGAGACCGGCTACAATCTGCCGCTCGCCGAGTGA
- a CDS encoding CBS domain-containing protein: MRVADAMTSPVVTVPADASLRKAADRICEEDIGSVVVTRDGNPAGILTERDFVAAGREYDRAFGEIPVYAAASGPLVTVRPDASLRKAAREMSEAGVKRLPVADGIDLVGILTASDLVGVGESLDSAAKRYVQEREDWLS; encoded by the coding sequence ATGCGAGTTGCGGACGCGATGACGTCGCCGGTGGTGACGGTGCCGGCGGACGCGTCGCTGCGGAAGGCGGCGGACCGAATCTGCGAGGAGGATATCGGGAGCGTCGTCGTGACGCGTGACGGGAATCCGGCGGGCATCCTCACGGAGCGGGATTTCGTGGCGGCGGGCAGGGAGTACGACCGGGCGTTCGGCGAGATTCCGGTGTACGCGGCGGCGTCAGGGCCGCTGGTGACGGTGCGGCCGGACGCGTCGCTGCGGAAGGCGGCCCGCGAGATGAGCGAGGCGGGCGTGAAGCGCCTGCCGGTGGCCGACGGCATCGACCTCGTGGGAATCTTGACGGCGTCGGACCTGGTGGGGGTGGGGGAGTCACTGGATTCGGCGGCCAAGCGGTACGTGCAGGAGCGGGAGGACTGGCTGTCCTAG
- a CDS encoding acyl-CoA thioesterase/bile acid-CoA:amino acid N-acyltransferase family protein: MTDTPPADGTASEPTLNVTPTDPRIDDRLSITASGFAPDQRITINARFADLGTQWASDATFEADTDGRIDLTSDAPVAGAYDDVRPMGLVQFAERVGDAPVDTRTGTDTTQLELTARVDGEAVAEIAVARRVAPGVERVPLDPETEGLAGDCYVPAGDGPHPGVLALHGSGGEPAGRKARALAARGFVVLALRYFGGPDPVPEPFAEVPVSYVGGAIDFLHARDDVAAGDVGVIGASRGTELAFLTAAERDGVGVVVAYAPSAYAWFGEQDGEGPPPSAWRVDGDALPVLPHPGPDGRPEETDRGLRHRPLFEAFVEHAPDGALESVRLPVEEIAADVVLVSGGDDGVWHAGEMAEEVANAMTDAPGNATHHHFPDAGHSFFVPYHPTTERAVAETEDGPDVVHGGTPAGTADADRDSWTAALDALDALRA, from the coding sequence ATGACAGACACGCCTCCAGCCGACGGCACCGCCAGCGAACCCACCCTGAACGTCACCCCCACCGACCCCCGCATCGACGACCGGCTCTCCATCACCGCGTCGGGGTTCGCGCCCGACCAGCGCATCACAATCAACGCGCGCTTCGCCGACCTCGGCACCCAGTGGGCGAGCGACGCTACCTTCGAAGCCGACACCGACGGCCGAATCGACCTCACCTCGGATGCCCCCGTCGCCGGCGCCTACGACGACGTGCGCCCGATGGGCCTCGTGCAGTTCGCCGAGCGCGTCGGCGACGCGCCCGTCGACACGCGCACCGGCACCGACACCACCCAACTCGAACTGACCGCGCGCGTCGACGGCGAAGCCGTCGCGGAAATCGCGGTCGCGCGCCGCGTCGCCCCCGGCGTCGAGCGCGTCCCTCTCGACCCCGAGACCGAGGGCCTCGCGGGCGACTGCTACGTCCCCGCGGGCGACGGCCCGCACCCGGGCGTCCTCGCGCTCCACGGCTCCGGCGGCGAACCCGCCGGTCGGAAAGCCCGCGCACTCGCCGCCCGCGGCTTCGTCGTGCTCGCGCTCCGGTACTTCGGCGGCCCCGACCCCGTCCCAGAGCCGTTCGCCGAAGTGCCGGTCTCGTACGTCGGCGGCGCCATCGACTTCCTCCACGCCCGCGACGACGTGGCGGCGGGCGACGTGGGCGTGATTGGCGCGTCGCGTGGCACCGAACTCGCGTTTCTGACGGCCGCCGAGCGCGACGGCGTGGGCGTCGTCGTGGCGTACGCCCCGAGCGCGTACGCGTGGTTCGGCGAGCAGGACGGCGAGGGCCCGCCGCCGTCGGCGTGGCGCGTGGACGGCGACGCGCTCCCGGTGCTCCCGCATCCGGGTCCGGACGGCCGACCCGAGGAGACAGACCGCGGCCTCCGTCACCGACCGCTGTTCGAGGCGTTCGTCGAACACGCGCCCGACGGCGCGCTCGAAAGCGTCCGTCTCCCGGTCGAGGAAATCGCGGCCGACGTAGTGCTCGTCTCGGGCGGCGACGACGGCGTCTGGCACGCCGGCGAGATGGCGGAAGAAGTCGCGAACGCGATGACCGACGCTCCCGGGAACGCGACCCACCACCACTTCCCCGACGCCGGGCACTCGTTTTTCGTCCCGTACCACCCGACAACCGAGCGCGCCGTCGCAGAGACCGAAGACGGCCCGGACGTCGTCCACGGCGGCACGCCCGCCGGCACCGCCGACGCCGACCGCGACTCGTGGACCGCCGCGCTGGACGCCCTCGACGCCCTTCGAGCATGA
- a CDS encoding formyltetrahydrofolate deformylase has translation MPSERQPTGAATRDDHTEITVVGADRTGIVAGVTGLLFERDANVEDIEQTVRDGVFRMTLHADVAPDSDGPATDAEREELRAALAVLGDDLGVDVRVRFPDERDEGVAVLVTKEDHCLRALLDADLSAEIRVVVGNHDDLEAIADEHGVPFYDVGDDSGKPDEDRLLDLLDEYDVDLVLLARYMRILSPDVVFRYAGRIVNVHPSLLPAFPGAQAYRQAVEAGVRVAGVTAHYVTTDLDQGPILTQRAFEVPPEATVEDVRARGQPLEADALVAAARAHLAGDTAVRRGNVAVSGDHEFGALAGD, from the coding sequence ATGCCCAGCGAACGGCAGCCCACGGGCGCAGCGACGCGCGACGACCACACCGAAATCACGGTGGTCGGAGCCGACCGCACCGGCATCGTCGCGGGCGTCACGGGACTGCTGTTCGAGCGCGACGCGAACGTCGAGGACATCGAGCAGACCGTCCGCGACGGCGTCTTCCGGATGACCCTTCATGCTGACGTCGCTCCTGACAGCGACGGCCCGGCCACGGACGCGGAGCGCGAGGAACTGCGCGCCGCGCTCGCCGTCCTCGGCGACGACCTCGGCGTGGACGTGCGCGTGCGCTTCCCCGACGAGCGCGACGAGGGCGTCGCCGTCCTCGTGACGAAAGAGGACCACTGCCTGCGCGCGCTCCTCGACGCGGACCTCTCGGCGGAGATTCGCGTCGTCGTCGGGAACCACGACGACCTCGAAGCCATCGCCGACGAGCACGGCGTCCCGTTCTACGACGTGGGCGACGACTCCGGCAAGCCCGACGAGGACCGCCTGCTCGACCTCCTAGACGAGTACGACGTGGACCTCGTGTTGCTCGCGCGCTACATGCGCATCCTCAGCCCGGACGTGGTGTTCCGGTACGCGGGCCGCATCGTCAACGTCCACCCGAGCCTGCTGCCGGCGTTCCCCGGCGCCCAGGCCTACCGGCAGGCCGTCGAGGCGGGCGTCCGGGTCGCCGGCGTCACCGCCCACTACGTCACCACCGACCTCGACCAGGGCCCGATTCTCACCCAGCGCGCCTTCGAGGTGCCGCCGGAGGCCACCGTCGAGGACGTGCGAGCGCGCGGCCAGCCACTCGAAGCCGACGCGCTCGTCGCGGCGGCGCGAGCCCACCTCGCCGGCGACACCGCCGTCCGTCGGGGGAACGTCGCCGTCTCGGGCGACCACGAGTTCGGCGCGCTCGCCGGCGACTGA
- a CDS encoding S8 family serine peptidase gives MEQTRRNFIKTAAAAAGGLAVGTHSVVANGTVEDQYLVDTRSANSDAWREDVEIVEEAPELGFASVRGSESALAGLDYAAEIEYEVAPPGRPEEAPATENGDATDLAAQDVDAGDADIPGPHPLQWDKKAQGVAELHEQGITGEGARIGIVDGGIDPDHPDLSGNLREDLSENYSAAPSTGVPEGGYHGTHVAGIAAATGDSAADGGPYVVGMAPEAELVDKKVFPFKSSSSFLNAIRSAVDDGCDVVNMSFGPGSPYGPSVESHLNAEAYTRVGKYARDNGTLLVESAGNADVNIDATPELSTNTGKGSQPGYLSISATGPATVPSTIPDFGSVAPTTAPAYYTSYGPESVDLSSPGGNVLFTDFDGVLSTMPPENPGGFARIGDGEYGAYGTLHGTSMAAPNVTGVAALLAAENPDATPTQLKQTLESTARTIDEAPPDIFEAAGIPGIGYFESTNDTLFGDFELEDPYSSKTYRGSGHLDTVAAVSTGIPDAIEGGVDVMGETYYPADPDGDGKYEDVNGDGVVDMDDVELLYQMALRNVVPADTAAFDFNGDGTFDMYDVQALVRQVE, from the coding sequence ATGGAGCAGACTCGTCGAAACTTCATCAAGACGGCGGCGGCTGCCGCGGGGGGACTCGCAGTCGGCACGCACTCTGTCGTCGCGAACGGTACAGTCGAAGACCAGTATCTGGTAGACACGCGCTCGGCGAACTCGGACGCGTGGCGTGAGGACGTCGAAATCGTGGAGGAAGCGCCCGAACTCGGATTCGCGTCCGTACGAGGGAGCGAGAGCGCGCTCGCTGGCCTCGACTACGCCGCGGAAATCGAGTACGAGGTCGCGCCGCCGGGCCGCCCGGAAGAGGCGCCCGCGACCGAGAACGGGGACGCCACCGACCTCGCCGCACAGGACGTAGACGCGGGCGACGCCGATATCCCCGGGCCACATCCGCTTCAGTGGGACAAGAAGGCACAGGGCGTCGCGGAACTCCACGAGCAGGGCATCACCGGAGAGGGCGCCCGCATCGGCATCGTGGACGGCGGCATCGACCCCGACCACCCTGACCTCTCGGGGAACCTCCGGGAGGACCTCTCCGAGAACTACTCGGCGGCGCCCTCGACGGGCGTGCCGGAGGGAGGCTACCACGGGACGCACGTCGCCGGCATCGCGGCGGCGACGGGGGACAGCGCGGCAGACGGCGGCCCGTACGTCGTCGGGATGGCGCCCGAGGCGGAACTCGTCGACAAGAAGGTGTTCCCGTTCAAATCCAGTTCGTCGTTCCTGAACGCGATCCGGTCCGCCGTCGACGACGGCTGTGACGTGGTGAACATGAGCTTCGGTCCGGGGTCGCCGTACGGTCCGAGCGTCGAGTCCCACCTGAACGCCGAGGCGTACACGCGCGTCGGGAAGTACGCCCGCGACAACGGCACGCTCCTCGTGGAGTCCGCGGGGAACGCCGACGTGAACATCGACGCCACACCGGAACTCTCCACGAACACCGGAAAGGGGAGCCAGCCCGGCTACCTCTCGATTAGCGCGACCGGCCCGGCGACGGTGCCGAGTACGATTCCGGACTTCGGGAGCGTAGCGCCGACCACGGCGCCAGCGTACTACACGAGCTACGGCCCGGAGAGCGTCGACCTGAGTTCGCCCGGCGGGAACGTCCTGTTCACCGACTTCGACGGCGTCCTCAGCACGATGCCGCCCGAGAACCCCGGCGGCTTCGCCCGCATCGGCGACGGCGAGTACGGCGCCTACGGCACGCTCCACGGCACGAGCATGGCCGCGCCGAACGTCACCGGCGTCGCCGCGCTCCTCGCGGCGGAGAACCCCGACGCGACGCCCACGCAACTCAAGCAGACGCTCGAATCGACGGCACGAACAATCGATGAGGCGCCACCGGACATCTTCGAGGCGGCTGGCATCCCCGGCATCGGCTACTTCGAGTCGACGAACGACACGCTGTTCGGCGACTTCGAACTCGAAGACCCCTACTCGTCGAAGACCTACCGCGGTTCCGGCCACCTCGACACGGTCGCCGCCGTCTCGACGGGCATCCCCGACGCCATCGAGGGCGGCGTCGACGTGATGGGGGAGACGTACTATCCGGCTGACCCGGACGGAGACGGCAAGTACGAGGACGTGAACGGCGACGGCGTCGTCGACATGGACGACGTGGAACTCCTCTACCAGATGGCACTCCGGAACGTCGTGCCCGCCGACACGGCCGCGTTCGACTTCAACGGCGACGGTACGTTCGACATGTACGACGTGCAGGCGCTCGTCCGGCAGGTCGAGTGA
- a CDS encoding alkaline phosphatase family protein, which yields MSDLAAAVRSLRYAGLDAVREFVSRTYYAVGSRTDPDPVLDADWDLLVVLDACRADVFADVVGDGDYSFDVGDTATSPASTSTEWLESVFGAATDDELADVAYVTGNPYTTRTIDTDRFGYVDEVWKHAWDDDTGTIPPRPLTDAAIRAGREADTERLVVHYMQPHFPTVFGDDDGIALDDWGDQPMSVWEELRFGKRSEADVWADYERNLEAVLEDVELLLSNVDADTAVLTADHGNAFGEHHIYGHPGGVDIPALREVPWCVTSATDEQTRDPGDGAAPATDETDADVVDERLESLGYKT from the coding sequence ATGTCCGACCTCGCGGCGGCCGTCCGCAGTCTCCGGTACGCCGGATTGGACGCGGTCCGCGAGTTCGTCTCCCGCACCTACTACGCGGTGGGTTCGCGGACGGACCCTGACCCGGTGCTGGACGCCGACTGGGACCTCCTCGTCGTGCTCGACGCGTGTCGCGCCGACGTGTTCGCGGACGTCGTCGGCGACGGCGACTACTCCTTCGACGTCGGCGACACCGCCACGTCGCCCGCGAGCACGTCCACGGAGTGGCTCGAATCCGTCTTCGGGGCGGCGACCGACGACGAACTCGCGGACGTCGCGTACGTCACCGGGAACCCCTACACCACTCGGACCATCGACACCGACCGGTTCGGGTACGTAGACGAGGTCTGGAAGCACGCGTGGGACGACGACACCGGCACGATTCCGCCCCGTCCGCTGACCGACGCCGCGATTCGCGCGGGCCGCGAGGCCGACACCGAGCGCCTCGTCGTCCACTACATGCAGCCGCACTTCCCGACCGTGTTCGGGGACGACGACGGCATCGCGCTCGACGACTGGGGCGACCAGCCGATGTCCGTCTGGGAGGAACTCCGGTTCGGCAAGCGCAGTGAGGCCGACGTGTGGGCGGACTACGAGCGCAACCTCGAAGCCGTCCTCGAAGACGTGGAACTACTCCTCTCGAACGTCGACGCCGACACCGCCGTGCTCACGGCCGACCACGGCAACGCGTTCGGCGAGCACCACATCTACGGCCACCCCGGCGGCGTCGACATCCCCGCGCTCCGCGAGGTGCCGTGGTGCGTGACCTCGGCGACCGACGAACAGACCCGCGACCCCGGCGACGGCGCGGCGCCCGCGACCGACGAGACCGACGCGGACGTCGTGGACGAGCGACTGGAGAGTCTCGGCTACAAGACATGA
- a CDS encoding sulfatase-like hydrolase/transferase, translating to MTDTPNLLVVCVDCLRDDFVRSDRTDTPFLDGLRERGMDCSNLYSTTTTTTPAMASLLTGTYNERNGVQSLRHGTLSPDVDPLAEVLGDAGYHTEAMVTGPLLPETGLDRGFDEYDHRAENADMFGDWRSEGLSRVESLPEPFAAFVHLWEIHEDVRVPSEFDSPEYGETPYGRALSALDREIEALVDAAPDDTVVAFLGDHGESVTFRNSPVRLLLKSARDALRYYGGVDTRNWAGKLNRRWADRGPDIADHYLENGHGENVYDFTTNVPFVLAGPGIESARVDAQLRQVDVFPTLLDALGVDARPENDVDGDPIRPGVADRPAYMRACGASLHGDKNWARAIRYDGAKYVEYPDRDWDSELYDLEADPRELQRIEDSALEAKLQRLMPERGRPLDEVEQLDIDDHLEDLGYL from the coding sequence ATGACCGACACGCCGAATCTACTCGTCGTCTGCGTGGACTGCCTGCGCGACGACTTCGTGCGAAGCGACCGCACCGACACCCCGTTCCTCGACGGCCTCCGGGAGCGCGGCATGGACTGCTCGAACCTCTACTCGACGACGACCACCACCACGCCCGCGATGGCGAGCCTGCTCACGGGCACCTACAACGAGCGCAACGGCGTGCAGTCCCTGCGCCACGGCACGCTCTCGCCGGACGTCGACCCACTCGCCGAAGTGCTCGGCGACGCGGGCTACCACACCGAAGCGATGGTGACGGGGCCGCTCCTCCCGGAAACGGGTCTCGACCGCGGCTTCGACGAGTACGACCACCGGGCCGAGAACGCCGATATGTTCGGCGACTGGCGCTCCGAAGGGCTCAGCAGGGTCGAGAGTCTGCCCGAACCGTTCGCCGCGTTCGTCCACCTCTGGGAGATTCACGAGGACGTCCGCGTCCCCAGCGAGTTCGACAGCCCTGAGTACGGCGAGACCCCGTACGGCCGCGCGCTCTCCGCGCTCGACCGCGAAATCGAGGCGCTCGTCGACGCCGCGCCCGACGACACCGTCGTCGCGTTCCTCGGCGACCACGGCGAGAGCGTCACCTTCCGGAACAGCCCCGTCCGCCTCCTCCTGAAGTCCGCCCGCGACGCCCTCCGGTACTACGGCGGCGTCGACACCCGCAACTGGGCCGGCAAACTCAACCGCCGGTGGGCCGACCGCGGCCCCGACATCGCCGACCACTACCTCGAGAACGGCCACGGCGAGAACGTCTACGACTTCACCACGAACGTCCCGTTCGTCCTCGCCGGCCCCGGCATCGAATCCGCGCGCGTCGACGCCCAACTCCGACAGGTCGACGTGTTCCCCACCCTCTTAGACGCGCTCGGCGTCGACGCCCGCCCCGAGAACGACGTGGACGGCGACCCGATTCGTCCCGGCGTCGCCGACCGCCCCGCCTACATGCGCGCCTGCGGCGCCTCCCTCCACGGCGACAAGAACTGGGCGCGCGCCATCCGATACGACGGCGCGAAGTACGTCGAATACCCCGACCGCGACTGGGATTCCGAACTCTACGACCTCGAAGCCGACCCCCGCGAACTCCAGCGCATCGAGGACAGCGCGCTCGAAGCGAAACTCCAGCGGCTCATGCCCGAACGCGGCCGCCCCCTCGACGAAGTCGAACAGCTCGACATCGACGACCACCTCGAAGACCTCGGCTACCTCTAG